In the genome of Bosea sp. BIWAKO-01, the window GCAGCGGCAGCAGGCTCGACGACACGCCATAGGCAAGGCCGCGTTTCTCGCGCACTTCAAGGAACAGGCGCGAGGTGAAAGCGGAGCCACCCAGGATATGGTTCAACACACTGGCGGTGATGAAATCCGGATCGCGGCGCATCAGGCCCGGACCGACGAAGCGCAACACGGTCTGCGGCACATCGAGATCGATGACATGCGTCTCGCCAAGCCCCTGCACGGGAACGGGTTCGGTCGGGACCGGTCGAGCGGTACCGATCGGGAGCGCGGCAAAAAGCTGATCGAGCCGCTGCGCCAGTTCTTCCGCCGTGATGTCACCGACTACGACGATCTTGAGGCCGGCCCGGGTCAGCAACTCGCGCGAGAGCGCCTTCAATCCGGCGGGCTCCGTGCGCGAGACGCTGTCGATGTCGCCCTTCTCCGGACGGCCATAGGCGTGACCGGGATAGGCCGCCGCATAGAGCGCATTGCGGCAGAGCGTCTCCGGATTCTGCGCCTGACGCTGCAGGCCAGCGACGACCTGCGACTTCACGCGCTCCACGGCATCAGCATCGAAGCGCGGCGCGTTCAGGGCCAGGGCCAGCAGCGAGAACGCCTCGTCGCGATGGCGCGACAGGGTCTGCAAATGGCCGTGGAAATCGTCGCGACGGGCATCGAAGCCGAGGCTGATGGCGTGGTCGGCAAGCCGGCCGTGGAACGCTTCCGCGTCGAGATCGCCAGCCCCCTCATCGAGCAGACCCGAGACGAGATAGGCGCTGCCGGCAGCATTGCCGGGGTCGCGTGTCGCTCCACCGTCGAAGGCGAAATCGATCGCGATCAGAGGCAGGCTGTGCTCCTCGACCAGCCAGGCTTCGATACCGGAGGTCGAGCGGACCTGCTGAACCGCCACCGAGGGGCCGGCAAGCGTGGAACCCGGGGTGGGGATGGGCGCGTTCATGTCGCTTCCTGACGGTGGGACGGTGTCATCCCACCCGCATGAGAAAGGGGGCGCGGGCTCAAGCTGCCGGCAAGAGCAGCCCGGTGACCGAACGGTCGGGCCGCAGATAGCGGCGCGCGGCCTCGATGACGGCCTCGCGTGTCACGGCTTCGATTCGTTCCGGCCAGGCCAGGACGTCCTCGACGGTTTCGCCGACGGCCAGCGAGGCGCCGAAGATACGAGCGAGCGAAGATTGGCTGTCCCGGGCGAAGATGGTCTCTGCCACCAGCCGCGTGCGAGCGCGGCTCAGCTCGATCTCGCTCGGCCCATCGGCAAGGAAGGTCGCGAGCGCCTTATCCAGGCCAGCTTCCAGCGCAGCCATGTCAATCCCCGGGCGTGGGCTGGTCGACATCTGAAAGGCAGCGCGGTCGACCATCGAGCCCATGAAATAGGCGCTGGCGCCGGCCGCGAGCTCCTGCTCGACGCAAAGCTGGCGATAGAGCCGCGACGTGGTGCCGCCACCGAGGATGTCTGCCACCAGTTCGAGCGCGAATGCCTCGCTGCGATCGCCGCTGAGATAGGTCGGCGTCAGCCAGCCCCGCCGCAGGGACGGCTGGCGCACACGCGGATCGCTGAGCGAAACCCGGCGCGCCGCGCGCGGAGCGGGCTCGGCCGGGCGCTTGCGCACCGGAGCCTGTCCACGTGCCGCGATCTGGCCATAGGTCGCCTCGGCGAGCGTGCGCACCTCGTCGAGATCGGTGTCGCCGGCGACGACCAGGATCGCGTTCTCCGGCGTGTAGAAGCGCTGATAGTAGGTGAAGGCGTCGTCGCGCGTCAGGCCCTCGATCTCGTGCTCCCAGCCGATGATCGGCGTGCCATAGGGATGATGCACGAAGAGCGCGGAAGAGAACTCCTCCCCCAGTTGTGCAGCCGGGTCGGCGTCGACGCGCATGCGTCGCTCTTCGAGCACGACATCGCGCTCGGGCGCGACCACGCTCTCATCGAAGGCGAGCCCGGTCATCCGGTCCGCCTCGTAGTCCATCATGGCGCGCAGATGTTCCTTCGGCACGCGCTGGAAATAGGCGGTGTAATCGAAGGAGGTGAAGGCGTTCTCCTGGCCGCCATAGCCCGCGACGATCTTGGAGAACTCGCCGGCCGGCCAGCGCGCCGTGCCCTTGAACATCAGGTGCTCGAGGAAATGCGCGATGCCGGACTTGCCGGCCGGATCATCGGCCGAGCCGTTGCGATACCAGACCATATGGGTGACGACCGGCGCGCGCCTGTCCGGCACGACCACGACGTCAAGCCCATTCGCGAGCCTGAAGGCTTCGACTGGAACCGACAGGCGTGCAGTCGGAGTATGAACCGTCATTTCAGGGTGGCACCTTCGCGGCAGGAGTGACCTTCGATATAGGCGCAATTACGCGCCGCGCCAGCGCGCGGCGCTCGCCATCACGGTTTCGTAGCGAAGGGTCAGGGCGTGCTCGGCGACGGCAGACCCTGCACGAATTCCTTCTGGCCCGTGCTGTTGGTGTCTTCACGCGGCCCCCCTCGGCCGGGTCCAAGCGGCGCCGTACCTGCCGGCTTGCGGTATCCGGTCGGCGGATCGGTCAGCAAGCGGCGCTGCGGCTCCTGGCCGTGAACCAGGTTCGAGGTGTCGGTGGCTGCCTGGCGCGCCGCCAATTCACGGCCGGCGCGGATCGGACCGATATTCTCCTCGAAGGTCTTGCTCTGGGTGTCCGGCGGTGTCTGAGACTGCCCGCCACCGGTCACGCGGCCGCGACGCAGTTCCTGCTGGCTGAGCAGCGGGGTCTGGTTCAGCTTGTATTTCTCGCGCTCGGTCGCCGGAATCAGCGCGTCCTTGGCCTCTGCACGGCGGGCCGCGACATCGGGATCATTCGGCCATGCGGCCGTACGCTGCGAGGCCGGGTCCTGTGGGCGCGGCAAGGCGGAAGACGGCGGCACGACCAGCGGCGGACGCTGGCGATACTCGATATCCGGCCCCTCGCCCGGCATCAGTCCAAAGGTCCGCATGGCGTTCTGGAAAAACATGCCTTCCTGAGCCGAGGCGGGAAGCGCGACCGCGATCATGCTCCCAGCGAGCAGGATGCGGATTGCGCGAGCGCGATGGGCCATCTCAAAACCTCCGTGAAGGAACCTGCGTTCCTGTCCGTATTTCGCCGTATTGCACCAAGGGAAGGGCAAAAGCATGGCGACGCGCCTCAAGCCTGTGCAGACTTTGAGGCGTCAGGGCGGAAGGACTCATACAGGAGACCGAGCACACCGACAACGATAGCCGCATCGGCAATGTTGAAGATGTACCAACTGAAGCTGCCATAATGCAGGTGAACGAAGTCGACGACGGCACCGTACACAGCCCGGTCGACGCCGTTACCAAGCGCGCCGCCGACAATGAGTGCGAGACTTGCGACCGTCAGCCGGTCCGTTGCCCGCCACATCCAGCGGCTAAGCCAGATCGCCGCGACGACGGAAAGCAGCACCAGCAGCCAGGGCCCGAGATTCCCCTCCTGCTGGAACAGCCCATAGGAAATGCCGCGGTTCCAGGCCAGCACGATGGTCATGAAGGGCGTCAGCTCATAGGGACCGGTTTCACCGAGGTGCAAGCCGAAGACCAGCCAGAGCTTCAACGCCTGGTCCAGCACGAAGACCAGCGCAACGATCCAGACCCCGAAGCGGCGCAGCGACGTCATTGCCCAGCCGCCTTGCCGAGCTCCCGCAAGGCCCTGGCGTCACGCGGAGTGACATCGGGATGGTCGCGCTCGGCGGTCGCCGGATCGAAATACTTCCAGGAACGGGCGCATTTTACGCCGCTGGCCCGGACCGGGACAACAGCGACGCCAGGCACCTCCGGAAGCCGGAAGCCATCCTCGGGTCCTTCGCCCGGAACGACCTTGACACCCGACGTGATGCAGATCTCGGCGAGATCGATCCCCGACAGCGCCACCAGCAGGTCAGGATCGGCGATGTGAACCTCCGGCGCGGCTTCGAGCGACGAGCCGATGCGCTTGGCCGCACGTTCCAGTTCGAGTGCCCCGGTGACAACACGCCGGACGCGGCGGATCTTGCTCCAGCGCTCGGCCAGCTCCGGATCGAGCCAGCTCTGCGGAGCCTCGGCAAAGGCTTCGAGATGCACGGAGCCACCCAGCGTCTTCTGCTCCGGATAGCGCTCGAGCCAGGCTTCCTCGGTGGTGAAGACCAGGATCGGCGCCAGCCAGGTTGCGAGACAGCGCAGGAGATGGTCGACCACTGTCAGCGCACTCTTACGGACATGGCTCGAGAGCGGGTCGCAATAGAGCGCGTCCTTGCGGACGTCGAAATAGAAGGCGGACAGCTCCGTGTTCATGAACTGCGAGAGCAGCGTCACGACCCGCTTGTAATCATAGGTCCGATAGGCCTCCTCGACCTGCGGCCCGAGTTCCGCAAGGCGGTGCAGCATCAACCGCTCGAGCTCGGGCATCGACGCCGACGAGGCGACGCGGACGTCCTCGCTGAAATGCGCGAGCGTGCCGAGCATCCAGCGCATGGTGTTGCGCAGCTTGCGGTAGGTCTCGACGAAGGTCTTGAGGATTTCCTTGCCGATGCGCAGATCGTCGGAATAGTCCGCCGCGGCGACCCAGAGGCGCAGGATGTCGGCGCCGGATTCCTTGATGACGTCCTGCGGCGCCGTGACATTGCCCTTCGACTTCGACATCTTCTCGCCCTTCTCGTCGAGACAGAAGCCGTGCGTCAGCACGATGTCATAGGGCGCCCGGCCGCGCGTGCCGCAGCTTTCGAGCAGGCTCGAATGGAACCAGCCGCGATGCTGGTCAGACCCTTCCAGATACATCACCCGGTCATTGCCGCCCTCGCCGCGCCGGCGGGCCCGCAGGTCCGGCCGCTTCTCCAGCGTGAAGGCGTGGGTCGAGCCTGAATCAAACCAGACATCGAGCACGTCGGTGACGCGCTCGTACATCTGCGGATCGTAGCCGAAGGGCTTCAGGAAGCGCGCTCCGTCGACATCGCTGAACCAGGCATCGGCCCCCTCGCTCTCGAAGGCATCGGCGATGGCAGCGTTGACCCTCGGATCGACGAGGATCGTGCCGCTATCCTT includes:
- a CDS encoding pitrilysin family protein — encoded protein: MTVHTPTARLSVPVEAFRLANGLDVVVVPDRRAPVVTHMVWYRNGSADDPAGKSGIAHFLEHLMFKGTARWPAGEFSKIVAGYGGQENAFTSFDYTAYFQRVPKEHLRAMMDYEADRMTGLAFDESVVAPERDVVLEERRMRVDADPAAQLGEEFSSALFVHHPYGTPIIGWEHEIEGLTRDDAFTYYQRFYTPENAILVVAGDTDLDEVRTLAEATYGQIAARGQAPVRKRPAEPAPRAARRVSLSDPRVRQPSLRRGWLTPTYLSGDRSEAFALELVADILGGGTTSRLYRQLCVEQELAAGASAYFMGSMVDRAAFQMSTSPRPGIDMAALEAGLDKALATFLADGPSEIELSRARTRLVAETIFARDSQSSLARIFGASLAVGETVEDVLAWPERIEAVTREAVIEAARRYLRPDRSVTGLLLPAA
- the lspA gene encoding signal peptidase II, yielding MTSLRRFGVWIVALVFVLDQALKLWLVFGLHLGETGPYELTPFMTIVLAWNRGISYGLFQQEGNLGPWLLVLLSVVAAIWLSRWMWRATDRLTVASLALIVGGALGNGVDRAVYGAVVDFVHLHYGSFSWYIFNIADAAIVVGVLGLLYESFRPDASKSAQA
- a CDS encoding pitrilysin family protein, encoding MNAPIPTPGSTLAGPSVAVQQVRSTSGIEAWLVEEHSLPLIAIDFAFDGGATRDPGNAAGSAYLVSGLLDEGAGDLDAEAFHGRLADHAISLGFDARRDDFHGHLQTLSRHRDEAFSLLALALNAPRFDADAVERVKSQVVAGLQRQAQNPETLCRNALYAAAYPGHAYGRPEKGDIDSVSRTEPAGLKALSRELLTRAGLKIVVVGDITAEELAQRLDQLFAALPIGTARPVPTEPVPVQGLGETHVIDLDVPQTVLRFVGPGLMRRDPDFITASVLNHILGGSAFTSRLFLEVREKRGLAYGVSSSLLPLRESAMLVGGTATRNDRAAESLAVIREEMMKLASEGPTEHEVEEAKRYIIGSYPLRFDTSPKIAAELLGLAVNGFGPEFLAERNQLFAAVTLADIKRVAQRLFGDPRLLVQAVGRPVGLV